A window of Chryseobacterium shandongense genomic DNA:
GGAATAGGATTTCCGTTTAAAAACCACTGGTATGTTTCATAGCTGTCGTCTACTTCAAGCACTAGTCCAGGAATACACTCTCCCGTTTGTTTTGCAATTAAAGGGATTGATGAAAAACCGGCAAAATATCCGCCGTATCCTGCCGAGCTGTAACCTCCATTTACTCCCGCAGTTACAGCTTTGGTTGAGGTAACGGTTACATTTCCTGTAATTCCGGTAATAGCATAAGTAACCCACTGAGAATTTCCGGTAAGGGGATATGGTCCCTGCGCTGCAGTAGGAGCAACACCATTTACGGTAACGGCAGCACCTGCTTCTGTCAAAATGTTAAGCTTTAAATTGATCGTAGACGTGATGTTTGGCATTAGATTAATATTGCCAATCTCATCAATTTTTCTTGGTAGGAAACAGTTTAAAGGTGGTATATAGTTATAGCCTCCTGTATTGTTGGTAGAACTTGCTCCCACCAGCTGATACAGATAGACGTTTTTTGTAGTTCTTACATATAGATTAAAATGCCCCCCTCCCTGATTTTTATATTGGTTGGCAAGTATTCTGTAATATTCTCCTTCATCTATGGTAGCAACTGGGGTTGTTGCATCATTGAGATATATATCTGTCCCATTCTCCGTGCCGATTATAATCCCGCCTTCCATATTTGTATTACTGGTAGAAATACTTTTTACCATAGCAAATTCGTTTCCGAGACGGTCTGTTGGAACAGATTGGTCCATTATGAGATCTGAGCCATCGTTGGTTCCCGTTGCATAGAATCCGTTGGAGTTTCCGTTTGTTACCGAAATGGGTTTTGTAGCTTCTATTTTTGCTCCGATAAACCCTTCTCTGTTGGCAACTACACCACCGTTTCCAGTAAGAATATAGGATTGGCCTTTATTGAGGGTTACAGTAAGTGTAAGCGGTGTTGGAGTAGGTATGTTTGTGAATTGGACGTTTGGGTCATATCCGGATATGGTAACGACTGTATTGTCTTCTGTTGCCATAATACCTGTGCTAAAATTATACTGAGAACCCGTAGTGGTAATAGGAGCGGCAGCGGCATAAAATTTAGTTCCGATTCCGGCTTTACCTTTAGAGGTAATGATTTCTCCGTGGGAAGTCACTGCAGCTCTCAGGGAAACAAAATACGGGCGGTCCCCTTTTGTATACACTCCCATACTATTCGGCGTTCCGGCAGCGGCGGCATTTACAGTCCTTATCACATTGGTATTAAGGCTGAAAACCTGCGGTGCTCCTTTGCTGATGGTAACTGTACCAATAATAATGTTATTGTTATAGATATCAACTTCAAACGGAGTTGCAGAGTCTGTTGAGAAATATAACGCATGGTTATAGCTCGAATTGGATACATCAAAATAGGGTGCAAACCAATGATCTGTGTCTCTTTGTGCAAAAATGGTATTAATGCTAAAAAACAATAATACGAAAGATAATAGAAATCTTGTCATAAATAGGAATTAGGATTATTACAAAAATAACAGAATATTTTAAATTTAATTATATGTTAGTTAAAAAAACAATAATAAATAACTAATTTACTCAAAGATGATTAATTTTTTTATTAATATAATTCGTTGAGCCTTCAATAAAAAAGACCGTCTAATGACAGTCTTAATATATGATCATGCTTAATATTAATCAATATTTTTAACTAATATCCAGCCTGTATATCTGATTGGAGTTTTTTCGTTATTAGATTCAATCCATTTGATATCAAACCAGTAGCTTCCCGTTGATACTTTCCTGCCTATCATCGTTCCGTCCCATTTGTAGTTGTTTGTTTTATTTCCTTCATGAATTTTGCTTCCGTACCTATCAAAAATATTAAATGTAAAATTTGATTTATAAGCCAGTGCCGAATAATCAAGAATATCATTTATTCCGTCTCCATTGGGAGTGATAACATTAACTAAATTCGGAACAGTAACATCTACTGTAATAGGATTACATCCATAATCATCTTTTACATACAGAGTTATACTCCCCCTGGGGATATTTGTAAATACATTGGATTCCTGCCAGTTGATATTGTCTTTTGAATATTTGTACGGTGCTGTTCCTCCTATTGCATGCACGGTAATGGTATTATTAGATATCTCAATATTTGCAATAACAGGCTGTTCGGACGGGTATATTTTTACGTGCTGTCTGGTTACACATTCTCCTGTTTTCAGGTCTACCCAGTAAGTTCCTACAGTCGCATTGTTGATTGATTGGGTTGTAGCTCCGGTGCTCCACAGGTATCCGTCAAATCCTGGTCCGGCATCTAATGTTGTTGTCTTTTCCATACAGATAATTTTATCTTTAAGAATTTCAGAATGAGCAGGGGGAATTACAAAGAGTGTAATCTTTGCGATCTTGAAACATGAGCTCGTTTTGCTAACCCTCACAAAAACAACACCGTTTGGTGCGATATATGAGCCGGGATTAAGGATTTCATTGGTTCCGTTCTGTGCGTCGGTAAGAGATGGATAGTACTTTTTCGTAATTCCTGTACTTGTGGTTACAGGCGCTGTCGTTAGATCAAATAAAGCTGTCGCGGGATTAGATGCATTAGAGCATGATCTTATGGTAACATCATTTACTGTTGGACCTTCATAAACAGTTAAAGCTAAAGTAACCTCTTCACAATCTGTGAACTCAGGATCGTTACCACAGAATTTATAAACAATAGTATCTGTACCCGCAAATCCGGAGTTCGGTGTATAAAGAATCACCCCGTTCGGATCAATCATTGCTGTTCCGTTTGTGGGAGGAGTTACAATCATTACTGTATTAGGGACATACGTCTGTGTTGAATTGGTAAATTCAGGAATAATGGGGTTAGTGGTCTCACAGACATAAGTGCTCTTTGTTGTTTTCTGAAGGCATTTGTATGCTTTGTATATTGGCGTCATAATAGGAGCGCAAGAACCTGCAGCAATTCGTACAGTATATTTTCCTGCCACAACTGGAGTATAACTATGAGAGTTTGCTCCTGTAATAGGATTTCCATTTAGATACCATTGATAAGTGTTGTAACCATCCTCAACCTCCAATACAAGGTTAGGAATACAATCTCCCGTTTTTTTTGTAATTAATGGAACAGATGAAAAACCTGCAAAATATCCTCCGTATCCTGCGGTGCCATATCCTCCGTTTATACCTGCAGTAACAGCTTTATTTGACATAATAGTTACATTTCCTGTTATTCCTGTGATGGCATAAGTTACCCACTGTGAATTTCCAGCGAGAGGGTAAGGTCCCTCAGCGGCAGTAGGGGTAACTCCGTTCACGGTAACGACAGCACCTGCTTCTGTTAGAATATTAAGCTTTAAAGTTGTTGTATATGTAATGTTAGGCATTATGTTAACGTTGCCAATCTCGTCAATTTTTCTTGGGAGATAGCAATTCAAAGGAGGGATGTAATTGTATCCCCCGGTGTTGTTCCCGGAGCCTGATCCTACTAATTGGTACAGATACACATTTTTTGTAGTTCTTACATATAGGTTGCAGTGGCCTCCGCCTTGATTTTTATATTGATTGGCAAGAATTCTGTAATATTCCCCTTCATTTATGGTAGCAACAGGAGTCGTTGTGTCGTTCAAATATATATCTGTGCCGTTTTCTGTTGCAATGATGATTCCACCTTCCATATTGTGAGGACTGGTCGAGGTACTTTTTACCATGGCAAATTCATTTCCGAGACGATCTGTGGGAACCGACTGATCCATGATGAGGTCTGTTCCGTCTATCGGTCCTGTAGCGTAGAAGCCATTAGAGTTTCCATTTGTTACAGAAACAGGTTTTGTAGCCTCTATCTTTGCTCCTATAAAACCTTCCCAATTGGCTAAAGTACTGGCATTCCCTGTAAGGATATAAGATTGTCCTTTATTCAATGTTACGTTGATTGTGGGAGGGGTTGGCGTCGGGATATTTTTAAACTTCACACCAGGATCATATCCTGAGATGGTAACATTTGTATTGTCTTCCGTTGCCATAATCCCCGTAGTAAAATTTAAAATGGAGCGGGAAGCTGTAATGGGAGCAGCGGCTGAATAAAATCGAGTGCCGATCCCAGCTTTACCTTTTGAGGTAATTATTTCGCCATGTGCATTAAGGGCTATTCTCAAAGATACAAAATAGGGACGTTCTCCTTTTGTATATATTCCCATATTATTAGGAACCGCGGCAGTGGAGTGATTGGTAGTTCTGATAAAATTAGTATTCAGGCTGAATATTTGAGGTGCACCTTTACTAATTATTACAGTGCCAATCATTGCATTATTATTATAAATCTTTACTTCAAAAGGAACCGCAGAATCTGTTGAGAAGTACAAAGCATGGTTGTAATTAGAATTTGATGAATCAAAATACGGCGCGAACCAATGATCTGTATCTTTTTGAGCAAATGTGGTGTTAAAACCGATGATAAAAAATAAGAAAGTAAATAAGATCTTTTCCATGACTCAACAATTAATGTTATGGCAAATATATATCATTATTTTAATATAATTATTAATAAAAATAGAATATTGTTATAAAATATATACCACAAAGTCGATAAAAATGTTAAATCGATTATTACTACATGATATAGTTAATTATTACTACAATGAGCTGTCATAATTTTTTGTATATTGCAAAATTTTTTTAGAAAAAAAGAGGAATTAACCAAGCATTTGGACGCAAAATAGGCTGTCGTCAGACAGCCTATTATTATTTTAAAATTATATTTATTAGTCTATATTTTTAACTAATATCCAACCTGTATATTTAATTGGAGTCTTTTCTTTATTGGGCTCGTTCCAGTTGATATGATACCAGTATGTTCCTGTTACAAGCTTTTTGTCATAATGCTTCCCGTCCCATTTATAGTTATTGAATTTATCTCCGGTGAATATCTTGTTGCCATATCGGTCATAGACAACAAATGAAAGGTTGTCTTTGTAAGAAAGTTCACTATAATCAATAAAATCATTTTTATTGTCTCCATTAGGTGTGATGGCATTAATAAGATTTGGTACAGTTATTTCAACAGAAACCGGTGCACAGTTGTATGCATCTTTTACATAGAAAATATGCTGTCCTCTAGTAAGTCCGGTGAATACGTTAGAATCCTGCCAGTTTGTAGGTGAATCCACAGCATATTGGTAAGGTCCCTGACCTCCTGTTACATTAACGGTTACTGTGTTGTTTGATATTTCAATTTCATTAATAACAGGAGTATCGGCTTTTTTCACTTTAACCACCTGTTTTACAAAGCACCCGTTATCTTCGAGAATAACCCAATATTCTCCTACGGAAACGCCTTCTAATACCTGAGTTGTGGCTCCGGTATTCCATTCGTAAGAGGCATATCCAGGTCCTGCATCAAGATTGGTTCTTCCATCAATACAAATGATTTTATCTTTAAGAATGGCAGATCTTTTTGGAGGGATTACTTTTAGATTAATCTTAGCAATAGTATAACATAGATTGCTATTATAAACTCTCACATAGGCAGCGCCATCTCCGGAGATATAAGTGTCTGCATTAAGTATTTCATTGGTCCCGTTGCTGGCATCCACAAATGTTGGATAATATTTTTTTGTAACAGGGCTTTCTGATGTTACGCTGGCAATAGTAAGGTCAAATTTCGCCTTAGCTTCATCCGTCTCAAGGAAACACTCACTTAAAGTAGCTTCTGTTACCACAGGAGAAGGGAAAAATGCCAATGTTATTTTTGCGTTTCCTACACAACCCTCATTGGTGGTTACCTTTACATATACAAAGCCCTCTGCAGAAAAATAATTAGTAGGATTTGTTATTTCATTTGTTCCTGCATTAAGATCTGTTAAAGTAGGGTAGAATTTCTTAGTGACAGGAGTGTATGCTGTTACATTAGCTGTTGTAAGATTGAAGAATCCTTTTCCATTGTATTGACAAGTTTTAATGGTAGTATCTGTTAAAATGAAAGGAACCACATTTAAATTTAAAGTTACATGCTCACAATCAACAAATTCAGGAGCGTTACCACAGAACTGATAGACAATGGTATCTGCACCTAAATATCCCGGATTAGGAATATAGGTGATTTGTCCTGTTGAAGAATTCAGTGTCGCCGTGCCGTTTGTAGGATACGTTAGAATAGTGACTGTACTTGCCACAGGAGTCTGTGTGGTATTGAATGAAAATGCCGGAGTAATTACCTTGGTAGCACATGCATTAATATTGGTTGTTGTGTTTGTTATACAAGAGAATACCTTGTAAACAGGAGTCGTAACCGGAGGACAAGTTCCCATTGTTACTTTTACAGTGTAATTTCCAGCCTGAGTAGGGGTATATACGTTTTGAGTGGCGCCTGCGATGGGAACATCATTCAAAAACCACTGATAGGTTTCAAAACTATCATCCACTTCCAGAACAATTCCCGGAACACAGTCTCCGGTTTGTTTGGCAATTACCGGAACAGATGAGAATCCTGCAAAATATCCTCCATATCCCACAACTCCACTACCCCCTGCAATACCTGCTGTTACGGCTTTTGTAGAATTTACAGTAATATTACCGGATAATCCAGCAATGGAATAGGATACCCATGCTGTCGTTCCCTGAACCGGATAAGGTCCCTGTGCTGCGGTTGGCGTAACAGGAGCTCCAGCACCCACAGTATAGGTAACAGTAGATCCTGCTTCTGTAAGTATATTTAATTTAATATCATTTGAAACACCATTTAGATCATTGATTAAAGCGATCTCGTCAATTTTTCGCGGTAAGAAACAGTTCAGAGGCGGAATATAATTATATCCTAAAGTTGCAATACTGGTTGCAAGGCCTGCAAGAAGCTGATAAACATATACATTTTTTGAAGTTTTAATGTACATGTTATAATGTTCGTTACCTTGGTTGATATAATTAACATTATTAGCCGGAGCTGTTGCATTAGGTCCGTTTACCCTGTAAAATTGTCCTTCGTTCAGGGTTGCTACTACGGGACCTCCATTAATTCGTACTTCTGTATTGTTTTCGGTAGCGATAATCAGAGCGTCTTCCATCTGAGCGGAAACGTTACCATTTCCTTTTACCAGAACAAATTCATTTCCTAATCGTTCTACAGGTACAGATTGGTCCATAATTATATCCGAGCTTCCTCCTACATTGCCCCATGAAAACTGGCCGTTGAAGTTACCATTGGTTACGGATACCGGTTTGTCTGCTTCGATTTTTGCTCCGATGAAACCGGTAGCATTTCCGGACTGGTTTCCCACTCCTTCAATAATATAAGATTGTCCTTTATTAAGTGTAAAAGACATAGATGGAGTAGTAGCTCCCGTAGTACCGTTTGAAAATATGACACTTGAAGAATATCCTGAAACAGTAACAACTGTATTGTTTTCTGTTGCAAGAATTCCTGTTGTGAAGTTGTAAATGCCTCCTCCGGCGATATCAGTGATAGGCGCGGCGGCTGCATAAAACTTCTTGCCGATTCCGGCTTTTCCTTTAGAAGTTATAACTTCACCGTGACTGGGAACCGAAATTCTAAAGTTGGCATAATAAGGTTTGGAACCTTTTGTGTAAATACCCTTTGTAATCGGCGTGAAGGCGTCTGCTTGTAATGTTGTTACAATATTTGAGTTTCCGGTGGTTATGGGAAGGTTGTATATTACCGGGCTTCCCTTAACAATAGTCACTGTGGCAATTACGGTGTTGTTGTTGTAAATGTCCACATCAAAAGGAACCGTGGAATCGGTAGAGAAATAGATGGATTGGCTGCTTGCACCACCAGTTAAACCTGTTTTGTTCTTCATGGGTGCAAACCAATGTTCAGTATCTCTCTGTGCAACAAGAGTATTAACTGCAAAAAGCATTAATACGAAAGATAATAGAAATCTTTTCATATGGTATGGATTATGATTTCTACAAAAATAAACTATTATTCAATATATTGTTAAAAAAACATTAAAAAGTTGTTTTTATTCACGATTTTTAATCAAAAGCCAGCCTGAGTATGAAACCGGTAATTTGGTATCGGGCTCTGTCCACTTCAATACATACCAGTATGTTCCCGTAGATAAAGGTCTTCCATTCACCTTTCCGTTCCAAATATAACTTTTGTCAGAAGATTTGTAAACTGGAGCTCCATAACGGTCTACAACTTCTATAGAAACATTTTGCTTAATTCTAAGATCGGAATAATCCAAGATATCATTAATCCCGTCTTCATTGGGTGTAATTGCATTGATCAGGTTTAATACCAAAAATTCTTTTATCACGGGAGAACATTGATCTGCGCCAAGAACATAAGCAGTATGTAAACCTCTTGATAGGCCTGTGAATATGTTAAAGGTTTGATAATCAATTCCGTTTAAAGAATATAGATAAGGTGGTGTTCCACCGGAAACAGAAACTGTTGCATTATAACCTGATACTTCAATTTTAGTAATGGTTGGAGATGCCGAAGTAGTAACATTTACAGACTGCCGGTATATGCATCCGTTGAATTCCAGATCTACATAATAACTTCCAGCTCCAGCCATTATAGTTTGGGTAGTAGCGCCGTTGCTCCATGTGTAAGATGTAAAACCCGCACCTGCGTCTAATATAACCTTTTCGCCATCACAAACAATTTGATCTTTTAGAACATCAGATTTTTTAGGAGCTTTTAAAAGAATTGTTAAAACTCCTGTGCTTGGGCACTCCGTTGCGCTCGTAAATCTTATAAAAAATGTAATTGAAGGTGCGCTGATGATCTGTGTTGGAGATACAGCATTAGTTCCGGCCTGGGCATTGGCTAACGTACTGTGGAATGTTAAAGTCACGCCTGCATTTGCAGTAAACAGATTTTTATAATCATTTAAGTTGATATTTTCTGAACCATTAATATCATTGTCACAGATATCTGCGTTTGCTGAAGGAGTAATCAATGTAATACGATTGCCTATTTTAAAATCAATCTGTCCAAAAGCGGGCGGACAGTTTCCTGTCAATCCATCAACACGAACATAAACTGTAGTATTGGCGGTATAGTTCCAGTTGACGGGTAAGTTATTGGTATTTCCTGCATTAGCATCTGTCTGTTGAAGATAATATCTTACATTAACAGCGGTAGGATTAGGTACAATTGTTGGAGTAATCGTCGAAAAATTAACATTTACAATTCCGTCGAAATTATCATCGCAAAGAGTCGCATTGAAATTCCCGGTATTCACAGATGGTGAAGTAACCGTTGTCAATGTGATTTGTGCGGCTTTAGTACACCCATATTGAGAAGTAACGTTGGCATAAATGGTGCCTGCAGGACCGTTATAAGCTGTAAGATTGGCAATGGGTGTGCCAGTTAAAGCCGCATTGGTAAAATACTGAACTGTCGTTCCTGAATCCGGAGTAACATTTATTGAGGTAAGATCAAATGTTCCGTTTCCGTTTGAATCTGTACATGATGTTAATGAACCGTTTAAAGTTTGTAAAACATCTATATTGATAATAATTTTAAAATATTCAAAATCAGCAGGATTTCCGTTGCCTTCAGCATAATAAATAAAGGTGTCTGTTATGTCTGCTGTAAGTCCCGGATTCGGAGTATAAGTAATTTGTCCTGTTGCAGGATTTACGGTTGCTGTTCCGGAAGTTGGTGCTAAAATGACGCTTGTATTAGAAGGGATAATGGTTTGAGTAGATGTTGTAAAAATTGGTGAAATAACTTTCGTATTACATGAGCCGATATTGTAGGTTGTTATTGTAATAGGAGGGCACAGTGTGTAATTGTAACCAGTCGTTAATTTTGATTCACAGTTATTTTTTGTTACGAGGCAGGTGTATGTTCCTGCTCCGTATAATTCCGGATTAATCGAATATGACGTTGCACCCGGAATGGGGTTTCCGTTGAGATACCATTGATAGCCGTCATACGTATTATCCACCTGCAACAAGATTCCAAGGTAGCAGTCTCCGGTTTTTGAAATTACGGGCACAGATGAAAATCCGGCAAAGTAACCGCCATATCCTACAGCGCCGCTTCCTGCTGCAATTCCTGCTGTAACAGATTTGGTTGAATTTACCGTAATTGTTCCTGAAATACTTGGAATAGAATAAGTTACCCAGTTCGGGTTTCCACTCACAGGAACTGGGCCATTTGAGGCAGCAATGGCATTTCCATTTAAAGTAACTGTAGCGCCGGTTTGCGTGATAATATTGAGCCTTGTACTAAACGTCTGGTTTCCGATTTTATTAATAAAACCAATTTCATCAATCTTATTGGGAAGGAAACAACTGAGCGGCGGAATAAAGTTCATTCCTCCCGTAGGAAACTCGTTTCCACCGGAAACTCCTGCTAAAAACTGGTAGACGTAAGCGTTTTTATTAGTGGAAATTCCCATATTGTAAATCCCGCTTCCCTGATTGATGTAATTGCTGCTCGGGATCATGTAATATTGTCCTTCATTTAGGGTGATTCCTGAATTTACTCCATTAATCGTAATCTGGGTATTATTTTCTGTAGCAATTACCAATGCCGATTCCATTGGTGATGTTCCGGAACCGTTACCCTTTACTACTACGAAATCTTTTCCAAGCCTGTCTACCGGAACTGCCTGATCCATCAGGATGTCATTATTACTAAGTCCGTTTGCGGGATAGTGCATTCCGTTAAAATTTCCATTCGTTACGGATACGGGTTTTGTGGCTGCGATTTTTGCACCAATCAATCCGTCAAGGTTGAAAGGGCTGTCTACCGCCCGAACATCCATGATGTAGGATTGTCCTTTGTTTAGCGTAAATGTTTGCGTTGGAGTGGAGGAGCCGTCTGAAAAAATAACGTTGGGATTGTAACCTGAAACGACTACTGATGTGTTATCTTCTGTAGCTGTTATTCCTATTGTTGAATTTATAATGGGAGCACTGACATTCGGAGCATTGCTGTTGTTCGGCGCCATTGCTGCATAAAAAGTAGTTCCTAATCCCGCCAGTCCTTTTGATGTGATTATTTCCGCATGGTTCTGAAGAGAAAACCTATAATTTGCAAAAAACTTTTTAGTCCCTTTCACGTACATCCCCATGGAGTTCGGAGTGAAAAGATCTTGTTGATTTGTAGTAATCAGAAAAGAATTTGGGATGGCTATTTCAGCTGGATTACCTTTGCTAAGCTGTACGCTTGTATATATTATATTGTCGTTAAAAATCTGTACGGTAAAAGGAGTTGTCTCGTTCGTGGAAAGATACAGATAGCCTTCTAATGAAGTATCCCCAACTTTTGAAGCCATGGGAGCAAACCAATGGTCTGTATCAAGCTGTGCATTGCATAATAAACAAAAAAAAGCACAAATGGTTAGTAGAAGTTTTTTCATGTTTGTCAATAAGGGATGCAAATGTAAGTATTAAAAATCAATTATTTATCTAAAATTTATACATCTAATATATGAAATTTAAGAATATTGAATATTTAATATATTTTTAATGTATTACAAGATCTCATAATGTAAAATAAAAAATCCCGATGCTTAGCATCGGGATCCTATTTTTAATTTTGGATAGACTTATAAGCTTACTCTTACAAATCCTGTTACTTTAAGATCTGAATTTACAGATTTTACATAATCAGCAACCGTGATACCTCCGTCCTTAATGAAAGACTGGTGTACCAGTGTGTTGTCTTTGTAGAATCTCTGCATTTTACCTTTAAGGATGTTTTCGATAATGTTTTCCGGTTTTCCTTCTTTTGTAAGAAGTTCTCTTTCGATTTCCAATTCTTTATCGATGGTTGCCTGAGAAACAGAAGTTTCGTCAAGAGCGATCGGGTTCATAGCAGCTACCTGCATAGAAACCGCTTTTGCAGCTTCAGAAGCTCCTTCTACGTTAGCAGAAAGTGCAGTGATTGCTGCGATTTTGTTTCCTGCATGGATGTAAGCTCCTAAGAAAGGCCCTTCAATTCTTTCAAATGCTCCGATTTCAATTTTTTCACCGATTACACCTGTCTGCTCAACTAATTTTTCAGCAACAGTAATTCCGTGGAAGTCTGTAGCCAAAAGTTCTTCTTTTGTAGCAGCAAAGATTGCCATTTCAGCAAGTTCGTAAGCCAGTTCAATGAAAGCTTCGTTTTTAGCAACGAAGTCAGTTTCGCAGTTTAACGAAATAACAGCACCTAATGTGTTGTCTTCGTTTACTCTTGCGATTACTGCACCTTCAGTAGATTCTCTGTCGGCTCTGTTTGCAGCTACTTTCTGTCCTTTTTTTCTAAGGATATCTACTGCTTTTTCGAAATCTCCTTCAGCTTCTACTAAAGCTTTTTTGCAGTCCATCATACCTGCACCCGTTTGGTTTCTCAATTTTGCTACGTCAGCAGCTACTGGTGTATAAGACATAATATCTATTATTTTTTTTATTTAAGATTCGTATTAATTTTTAGCTTACTTTTAAAGCTGTGCAAAGATAATGATTTTAATGATAAACTAAAAAATGACTTTTTGCGTTATTTATATATTTAATAAATTTTTAAATGTCTCTTTAATGAAAAAAATATTTCTCCTTATATTTTTATGCATATTTACCCTTGG
This region includes:
- a CDS encoding T9SS type B sorting domain-containing protein, with the translated sequence MEKILFTFLFFIIGFNTTFAQKDTDHWFAPYFDSSNSNYNHALYFSTDSAVPFEVKIYNNNAMIGTVIISKGAPQIFSLNTNFIRTTNHSTAAVPNNMGIYTKGERPYFVSLRIALNAHGEIITSKGKAGIGTRFYSAAAPITASRSILNFTTGIMATEDNTNVTISGYDPGVKFKNIPTPTPPTINVTLNKGQSYILTGNASTLANWEGFIGAKIEATKPVSVTNGNSNGFYATGPIDGTDLIMDQSVPTDRLGNEFAMVKSTSTSPHNMEGGIIIATENGTDIYLNDTTTPVATINEGEYYRILANQYKNQGGGHCNLYVRTTKNVYLYQLVGSGSGNNTGGYNYIPPLNCYLPRKIDEIGNVNIMPNITYTTTLKLNILTEAGAVVTVNGVTPTAAEGPYPLAGNSQWVTYAITGITGNVTIMSNKAVTAGINGGYGTAGYGGYFAGFSSVPLITKKTGDCIPNLVLEVEDGYNTYQWYLNGNPITGANSHSYTPVVAGKYTVRIAAGSCAPIMTPIYKAYKCLQKTTKSTYVCETTNPIIPEFTNSTQTYVPNTVMIVTPPTNGTAMIDPNGVILYTPNSGFAGTDTIVYKFCGNDPEFTDCEEVTLALTVYEGPTVNDVTIRSCSNASNPATALFDLTTAPVTTSTGITKKYYPSLTDAQNGTNEILNPGSYIAPNGVVFVRVSKTSSCFKIAKITLFVIPPAHSEILKDKIICMEKTTTLDAGPGFDGYLWSTGATTQSINNATVGTYWVDLKTGECVTRQHVKIYPSEQPVIANIEISNNTITVHAIGGTAPYKYSKDNINWQESNVFTNIPRGSITLYVKDDYGCNPITVDVTVPNLVNVITPNGDGINDILDYSALAYKSNFTFNIFDRYGSKIHEGNKTNNYKWDGTMIGRKVSTGSYWFDIKWIESNNEKTPIRYTGWILVKNID
- a CDS encoding T9SS type B sorting domain-containing protein, which produces MTRFLLSFVLLFFSINTIFAQRDTDHWFAPYFDVSNSSYNHALYFSTDSATPFEVDIYNNNIIIGTVTISKGAPQVFSLNTNVIRTVNAAAAGTPNSMGVYTKGDRPYFVSLRAAVTSHGEIITSKGKAGIGTKFYAAAAPITTTGSQYNFSTGIMATEDNTVVTISGYDPNVQFTNIPTPTPLTLTVTLNKGQSYILTGNGGVVANREGFIGAKIEATKPISVTNGNSNGFYATGTNDGSDLIMDQSVPTDRLGNEFAMVKSISTSNTNMEGGIIIGTENGTDIYLNDATTPVATIDEGEYYRILANQYKNQGGGHFNLYVRTTKNVYLYQLVGASSTNNTGGYNYIPPLNCFLPRKIDEIGNINLMPNITSTINLKLNILTEAGAAVTVNGVAPTAAQGPYPLTGNSQWVTYAITGITGNVTVTSTKAVTAGVNGGYSSAGYGGYFAGFSSIPLIAKQTGECIPGLVLEVDDSYETYQWFLNGNPIPGANTNSYTPTVAGNYTVRITVGSCAPAITPIYKVFTCLQNSTKNITVCEGFQAIIPEFTNSTQTYVPSTVTIVTPPANGTAVIDPNGVIIYTPNFGFAGTDTIVYKFCGNDPEFVDCEQVTLTLTVSESPTVNEATLRSCFIESNPATALFNLTTAPVTGTAGVIKQYYPSPTDAQNGTNEILNPDTYVAPNGVVFIKVSNVNGCFRIAKVTLIVLPPVYSTVLEDKIICMEDTTTLDAGAGFDGYQWSNGATTQSINNMTVGTYWVDLKTGDCVTRQNVKIYPSEQPVISNIEISNTTVTVNTIGGTAPYSYSSDNINWQDSNVFTNVPRGNTVFYVKDDYGCDPITVEVTVPNLINVITPNGDGVNDILDYSALGYKPNFKFNIFDRYGSKIHEGNKANSYKWDGAIGGKKVSTGNYWFDISWNEPNSKNTPIKYSGWIMVKNRE
- a CDS encoding T9SS type B sorting domain-containing protein, which codes for MKRFLLSFVLMLFAVNTLVAQRDTEHWFAPMKNKTGLTGGASSQSIYFSTDSTVPFDVDIYNNNTVIATVTIVKGSPVIYNLPITTGNSNIVTTLQADAFTPITKGIYTKGSKPYYANFRISVPSHGEVITSKGKAGIGKKFYAAAAPITDIAGGGIYNFTTGILATENNTVVTVSGYSSSVIFSNGTTGATTPSMSFTLNKGQSYIIEGVGNQSGNATGFIGAKIEADKPVSVTNGNFNGQFSWGNVGGSSDIIMDQSVPVERLGNEFVLVKGNGNVSAQMEDALIIATENNTEVRINGGPVVATLNEGQFYRVNGPNATAPANNVNYINQGNEHYNMYIKTSKNVYVYQLLAGLATSIATLGYNYIPPLNCFLPRKIDEIALINDLNGVSNDIKLNILTEAGSTVTYTVGAGAPVTPTAAQGPYPVQGTTAWVSYSIAGLSGNITVNSTKAVTAGIAGGSGVVGYGGYFAGFSSVPVIAKQTGDCVPGIVLEVDDSFETYQWFLNDVPIAGATQNVYTPTQAGNYTVKVTMGTCPPVTTPVYKVFSCITNTTTNINACATKVITPAFSFNTTQTPVASTVTILTYPTNGTATLNSSTGQITYIPNPGYLGADTIVYQFCGNAPEFVDCEHVTLNLNVVPFILTDTTIKTCQYNGKGFFNLTTANVTAYTPVTKKFYPTLTDLNAGTNEITNPTNYFSAEGFVYVKVTTNEGCVGNAKITLAFFPSPVVTEATLSECFLETDEAKAKFDLTIASVTSESPVTKKYYPTFVDASNGTNEILNADTYISGDGAAYVRVYNSNLCYTIAKINLKVIPPKRSAILKDKIICIDGRTNLDAGPGYASYEWNTGATTQVLEGVSVGEYWVILEDNGCFVKQVVKVKKADTPVINEIEISNNTVTVNVTGGQGPYQYAVDSPTNWQDSNVFTGLTRGQHIFYVKDAYNCAPVSVEITVPNLINAITPNGDNKNDFIDYSELSYKDNLSFVVYDRYGNKIFTGDKFNNYKWDGKHYDKKLVTGTYWYHINWNEPNKEKTPIKYTGWILVKNID